In the genome of Nitrospira japonica, one region contains:
- a CDS encoding efflux RND transporter periplasmic adaptor subunit, producing the protein MCIQPRHGRFLLLGWVLASLAAASTGCDSTPSDAVRLKPVVAPAAGVVVLSPEDSSRVGLIVQQVSRSEFRTHRDFPAIVQPNQRAVADITTLVRGRVVDVYADLGQQVEANALLAILYSSELGLAQSAYLKSQAKLHVAEQAYARAKFLLQEKVIGEAEAQRRKAELLSMQAEANEARDHLKLLGMNDGEFRRLDQTRTIRSHVPIVAPFAGRIIGRNLTRGEVVETTEKLFVVADLSEVWVRANIPEKDIPFVHVVHASGGTHADVRVNAYPNEVFKGTITYVGDVLDPATRTMQLRLELPNPEGRLKPEMFATIRLYSEPQPDRLALPESALQRDHDRTFVFVRRSENEYEARDVQIGESNGALTTILSGLSEGDPVVTQGAFVLKSELLKKQV; encoded by the coding sequence ATGTGCATTCAACCCAGGCATGGCCGTTTTCTTCTGCTTGGCTGGGTCCTCGCCAGCCTGGCCGCTGCATCCACCGGTTGCGACAGCACGCCCAGCGACGCGGTGAGGTTGAAACCGGTCGTCGCCCCGGCCGCCGGAGTCGTCGTTCTGTCCCCGGAGGATTCGTCGCGGGTCGGTCTCATCGTCCAACAGGTCTCCCGCAGCGAATTTCGAACTCATCGCGATTTCCCGGCCATCGTGCAGCCCAATCAGCGGGCCGTGGCCGACATCACCACACTCGTTCGAGGTCGCGTCGTCGACGTCTACGCCGACTTGGGCCAGCAAGTCGAAGCCAATGCGCTGCTCGCCATCCTGTACAGCAGCGAACTGGGGCTGGCTCAATCCGCTTATCTGAAATCACAAGCCAAGCTCCACGTGGCCGAGCAGGCCTATGCCCGGGCGAAGTTCCTCTTACAGGAGAAAGTGATCGGCGAAGCCGAGGCCCAGCGCCGCAAGGCCGAACTGCTCAGCATGCAGGCGGAAGCCAACGAAGCCCGCGACCACCTCAAACTGCTGGGCATGAACGACGGAGAATTTCGCCGTCTCGACCAGACGAGAACCATTCGCTCCCATGTTCCGATCGTCGCTCCGTTCGCGGGTCGGATCATCGGGCGGAATCTGACGCGGGGGGAAGTCGTCGAAACGACCGAGAAGTTGTTTGTGGTCGCCGACCTCTCGGAAGTATGGGTCCGTGCGAACATTCCGGAGAAGGATATTCCCTTCGTGCATGTGGTGCATGCATCGGGTGGCACACATGCAGACGTGCGCGTCAACGCGTATCCGAATGAGGTCTTCAAAGGCACGATCACCTACGTCGGTGACGTGCTGGATCCCGCCACCCGCACCATGCAGCTTCGGCTCGAATTGCCCAATCCCGAAGGGCGGTTGAAGCCCGAGATGTTTGCGACGATTCGCCTGTATTCGGAACCGCAACCGGACAGATTGGCATTGCCCGAATCCGCCTTGCAGCGGGACCATGATCGGACGTTCGTCTTCGTGCGGCGCAGCGAGAACGAGTACGAAGCGCGGGACGTCCAGATCGGCGAATCCAACGGCGCGCTGACCACCATTCTCAGCGGCCTGAGCGAGGGCGACCCGGTCGTCACGCAAGGCGCGTTCGTCCTGAAGTCCGAGCTCCTCAAGAAGCAGGTCTGA